Proteins found in one Sorghum bicolor cultivar BTx623 chromosome 1, Sorghum_bicolor_NCBIv3, whole genome shotgun sequence genomic segment:
- the LOC8056868 gene encoding glutamine synthetase root isozyme 1: protein MASLTDLVNLDLSDCTDKIIAEYIWIGGSGIDLRSKARTVKGPITDPSQLPKWNYDGSSTGQAPGEDSEVILYPQAIFKDPFRKGDNILVMCDCYTPQGEPIPTNKRYNAAKVFSHPDVAAEVPWYGIEQEYTLLQKDVNWPLGWPVGGYPGPQGPYYCAAGADKAFGRDVVDAHYKACLYAGINISGINGEVMPGQWEFQVGPSVGISAGDEIWVARYILERITEIAGIVLSLDPKPIQGDWNGAGAHTNYSTKSMREAGGYEVIKKAIEKLGKRHTEHIAAYGEGNERRLTGRHETADINTFKWGVANRGASIRVGRDTEREGKGYFEDRRPASNMDPYVVTGMIAETTILWNGN, encoded by the exons ATGGCCAGCCTCACCGATCTCGTTAACCTCGACCTGAGTGATTGCACCGACAAGATCATTGCCGAGTACATCTG GATTGGAGGATCCGGCATAGACCTCAGGAGCAAAGCAAgg ACGGTGAAAGGCCCCATCACCGATCCGAGCCAGCTGCCAAAATGGAACTACGACGGCTCCAGCACCGGGCAGGCTCCCGGAGAGGACAGCGAAGTCATCCTCTA CCCTCAAGCCATTTTCAAGGACCCGTTCAGGAAGGGCGACAACATCCTT GTGATGTGTGACTGCTACACGCCACAAGGCGAGCCAATCCCTACTAACAAGAGGTACAATGCTGCCAAGGTTTTCAGCCACCCCGACGTTGCAGCTGAGGTGCCATG GTACGGTATTGAGCAGGAGTACACTCTCCTTCAGAAGGATGTGAACTGGCCCCTTGGCTGGCCTGTTGGTGGATACCCTGGTCCCCAG GGACCATACTACTGCGCTGCCGGTGCCGATAAGGCCTTTGGGCGCGATGTGGTCGACGCCCACTACAAAGCCTGCCTCTACGCCGGCATCAACATCAGCGGCATCAACGGCGAAGTCATGCCTGGCCAG TGGGAGTTCCAAGTTGGCCCGTCCGTTGGGATATCTGCCGGTGACGAAATATGGGTTGCCCGCTACATTCTCGAG AGGATCACTGAGATTGCCGGAATTGTTCTCTCCTTGGACCCGAAGCCAATCCAG GGTGACTGGAACGGCGCCGGTGCCCACACCAACTACAGCACCAAGTCGATGAGGGAGGCCGGTGGCTACGAGGTGATCAAGAAGGCGATCGAGAAGCTGGGGAAGAGGCACACGGAGCACATCGCCGCGTACGGCGAGGGCAACGAGCGCCGCCTCACGGGCCGACACGAGACCGCCGACATCAACACCTTCAAATGG GGCGTGGCGAACCGCGGCGCGTCCATCCGCGTGGGCCGCGACACGGAGAGGGAGGGCAAGGGATACTTCGAGGACCGCAGGCCGGCATCCAACATGGACCCCTACGTCGTCACCGGCATGATCGCCGAGACCACCATCCTGTGGAACGGAAACTGA
- the LOC8085277 gene encoding cytochrome P450 94A1, protein MAAFWLLLLFVASAVLVLRTWRARSIISKARQAGPTYPPGLEPYPLIGHLPQFLANRHRVLDWMTEFLERQTTCTFVLRRPGGVRGAITANPANVEHFLRTSFDRYPKGPRFSLLLNDFLGRGIFNADGEAWRAQRKVASHEFNTRSLRAFVARCVHTELHGRLLPLLRRAAASGSPLDLQDALERFAFDNICRVAFDHDPCQLPDDGDAGADSSFADAFRDAENLSAGRFRYALPGFWKIKKALNVGSEKRLRESIAMVHDFADRIIQSRREEMLTAGFDKHDLLSRFMASQDETYSESEVPLRDVVISFLLAGRETTSSALTWFFWLLSSRPDLQRRIRDEVAAVRARRRAQGDVDSIVGFDLDELREMHYVHAAITESMRLYPPVPINSLRAETDDVLPDGTAVQAGWFVAYNSYAMGRMKSVWGDDAREYRPERWLNTGDGTFRPDSPFRFVAFHAGPRLCLGKEMAYIQMKSIVACVLEELDVAVDGAHQPRPVASLTLRMADGLPVTVKPRRD, encoded by the coding sequence ATGGCTGCTTtctggttgctgctgctgttcgtCGCTAGTGCAGTCCTTGTTCTTCGTACATGGAGAGCTCGAAGTATCATCAGCAAGGCGCGGCAGGCAGGGCCGACGTACCCGCCGGGGCTGGAGCCGTACCCGCTGATCGGGCACCTGCCACAGTTCTTGGCTAACCGGCACCGCGTGCTCGACTGGATGACCGAGTTCCTCGAGCGCCAGACCACGTGCACCTTCGTGCTGCGCCGGCCGGGCGGCGTGCGGGGCGCGATCACCGCCAACCCGGCGAACGTGGAGCACTTCCTGCGCACCAGCTTCGACCGCTACCCCAAGGGGCCCCGGTTCTCGTTGCTTCTGAACGACTTCCTCGGCCGGGGCATCTTCAACGCCGACGGAGAGGCCTGGCGCGCGCAGCGGAAGGTCGCCAGCCACGAGTTCAACACGCGCTCGCTCCGCGCCTTCGTGGCGCGCTGCGTGCACACCGAGCTACATGGCCGCCTCCTCCCGCTGCTGCGCCGCGCCGCGGCGTCCGGCTCCCCGCTCGACCTCCAGGACGCGCTCGAGCGGTTCGCGTTCGACAATATCTGCCGCGTCGCCTTCGACCACGACCCGTGCCAGCTCCCGGACGATGGCGACGCCGGGGCGGACAGCAGCTTCGCCGATGCGTTCCGTGACGCCGAGAATCTCAGCGCGGGCCGGTTCCGGTACGCGCTCCCCGGGTTCTGGAAGATCAAGAAAGCCCTGAACGTGGGTTCTGAGAAGCGGCTGCGGGAGTCCATAGCGATGGTGCACGATTTCGCCGATCGCATAATCCAGTCGCGCCGGGAGGAGATGCTGACTGCCGGTTTTGACAAGCACGACCTCCTGTCGCGGTTCATGGCGAGCCAGGACGAGACCTACTCCGAGTCTGAGGTGCCTCTCCGCGACGTGGTGATCAGCTTCCTACTCGCGGGGCGGGAGACCACGTCGTCGGCGCTCACCTGGTTCTTCTGGCTGCTGTCCTCGCGGCCGGACTTGCAGCGCCGCATCCGCGACGAGGTCGCTGCTGTGCGCGCCCGGCGGCGTGCACAAGGCGACGTCGATAGCATCGTCGGGTTCGACCTGGACGAGCTCCGCGAGATGCACTACGTGCACGCGGCCATCACGGAGTCGATGCGGCTGTACCCGCCGGTGCCGATTAACTCGCTGCGGGCGGAGACGGACGACGTCCTGCCCGACGGAACAGCCGTGCAGGCAGGGTGGTTCGTGGCGTACAATTCCTATGCGATGGGGCGGATGAAGTCGGTCTGGGGCGACGACGCGCGGGAGTACCGGCCGGAGCGGTGGCTGAACACCGGCGACGGGACGTTCCGGCCGGACAGCCCGTTCCGGTTCGTGGCATTCCATGCGGGGCCGAGGCTGTGTCTGGGCAAGGAGATGGCGTACATCCAGATGAAGTCCATCGTGGCGTGCGTGCTGGAGGAGCTCGACGTCGCGGTGGACGGCGCGCACCAGCCCCGACCGGTTGCGTCGCTGACGCTGCGGATGGCGGACGGGCTCCCTGTGACCGTGAAGCCGAGACGGGACTGA